Genomic DNA from Oncorhynchus clarkii lewisi isolate Uvic-CL-2024 chromosome 5, UVic_Ocla_1.0, whole genome shotgun sequence:
atcaaaatacatttcagattcttcaaagtagccaccctttgccttgacagctttgcacactcttgacattctcttaaccagcttcatgaggtagtcacctggaatgcatttcaattaacaggtgtgccttgttaaaagttcatttgtggaatttatttccttaatgcacttgagccaatcagatgtgttgtgacaaggtaggggtggtatacagaagatagccctatttggtaaaagaccaagtccatattatggcaagaacagatcaaataagcaacaagaaattacagtccatcattactttaagacatgaaggtcagtcaatctggaaaatttcaagtactttgaaagtttcttcaagtgcagtcgcaaaaaccatcaagagctatgatgaaactggctctcatgaggaccgacacaggaaaggaacacccagagttacctctgctgcagaggataagtttattagttaccagcctcagaaattgcagcccaaataaaagcttcacagagctcaagtaacagacacatctcaacatcaactgttcagagaccatgtaaaccactaataaaggacaccaataagaagagacttgcttgaaccaagaaacacgagcaatggacattaatgtgatttatttagaaggcacacttaaccagcatggctaccacggcattctgcagcaatacgccatcccatttggtttgcgcttagtgggattatcatgtttttcaacaggacaatgacccaaaacacacctccaggctgtgtaagggctatttgaccaaggagagtgatggagtgctgcatcacatgacctggcctccacaatctgcAGTCCacatgagttggactgcagagtgaaggaaaagcagccaacaagtgctcagcatatgtgggaactccttcaagactgttgtaaaagcattcctcatgaagctggttgaaaggatgccaagagtgtgcaaagctgtcatcaaggcaaagggtggctattttgaagaatctaaaatatgttttgatttgtttaaactattttggttactacatttttccatatgttatttcatagtcttgatgtcttcactattattctacaatgtagaaaatagtacacatcaagaaaaccccttgaatgactaagtgtgtccaaacttttgactggtactgtatgtgtgtatgtagatGGATACATCTCAGTGAGCGACGTGGAGCTGGACATTAAGGAGATGTTGGAAATGGGGAAGAGGGCTTCTCGGGCCATCAGCTGTAAAAACATTACCACTATGGTAGAACAGGGAGGAGGCGAGGTGGCCAGTATGGACAGCAGGACACCCAATCACTACCCACTTCAGGAAGATACAGGCAGCTGTAAGTACTTCACTGATTACAGTCAATAATTTAGTGCACATTGTCACGAACTGGCTCGAAGTTCATAACAAAAGAGAGACAACATGGAGACGAGGAATAACAAACTATATGTATTAAATAAAGTAaactaaatacaattaacaatggtgtgtgtgtgtaatcagtagtgtgaGTGTTTGCatgcataaatgtgataatgcgggtgttgaaaggtgccaaagcaaacaaacaaaaggccacaAAAATACCACAACAAAATctataaaggtgtctgcatggagagagtctcctccatgaacggggaagtggtgtatttatcctgggacaggCCCAGGTATGTCCCATGTCACTGACGACCCTCCCGGCTCCGCCCActggcatcctaataaggaaaacgagagcaaagagaaagaatacggcagacagagtgggagggtcatcACAACATGCACACATGCGATATTGTGGATCCAAATAAACTCTGTTCTCTCCCCAGTCACAGACGACAGTGAGGAGTGGgcacatgatgatgatgatgatgatgaacctctctcctccctcaccgaGGAAGACCCCACAGAGAGGTCAGTCCATAACACAGAAATTCCAATATTGACTATTTTAACAGTGACATTTAGAAGTAGGGACTGTTAGAGTATATGTTCTTTAATTGGAAAAACTTTTAACGAAGGGAGATTATGGAATATGTATAGACAAGGTTTATACATGAGGTTGAGGGTGTTATGTCTGATTACAGCTGTGTCCAAAATCCATGCAGGTTTAACCTATGAATGTTCTCCATTCTCTTCTACAGAGACCACATCCAAACAATGTCCATGCCAGAGATGGGTGAGTGAAACACCACAGTCAAACCACACAATGATCTATCTAACTATCAATGAGACGTGACTGGCCtaactgtcacgtgtgctccttctccggcctctaggtcaccaggctgctcgttatggcgcacacctgtcaccagcgttacgataatgacactcacctggactccatcacctccttgattacctgccctttatatgtcactccatttggtttcttccccagtcatCATTGTTCCTGTTTCATGTTGATGCtctgttcgtgtttcttgttttgttcatttatttatgaacttgcttcctgactctcagcgttACAGAATGACAACTCAacaaagggaagcatcagggagtgtttttttgtgtttgttttggtGTTGGAGGTGATGTTGAGTGTCCAAACCGGCTGGCCCGACGGGTTTCCATACCTCAGCAGGCTCGATGGGCTCCCGTGCCTCAGCTGATGAACAGGTTCCTGTGCCTCTGCCGGTTCGTCAGGTTTCTTCGCCTCAGTGGAGGCGACCGGTCCGCTCTGGGTCCCCAGGATCGTCCCTGTGGTTGgcatcctgcggctggagccggaCACGCTGGCGAGGGGATACTGTCACGTATGCGCTCTCTCCGGCGCTCTAGTTCGTCATGCTCCCGCACCTCAACCGGCTCGACAGGTTCCCGCGCCTTAGCAGAGGTGACCAGTCcactcctgatccccgggatcatCTTGGTCGGCGTCTGCCCTtcatatgtcactccctttgatttattccccagtcgtcattgttgcTGTTTCATGTCTGCGCTATTCgtgttttgttcatttattaattaaatgtattcactccctgaacttgcttcctgactatCAGCTTTACACTAACCTTCAATTCCTGTTTTTCTTACATTGTTTTTGTTCCTTATGAAAGCCAGAGACTTTAGTTACAACTATTGCTTGTTGGCTATTATTGTGTGCTTGTTCTTCCTCCAGGAAGCAGAGAGTCTAGCATCCACAACCAACACATACTCAGTGACGCCAGCATGGATGGCATTGACATGCAGTGAGTCACACACAGATAATGATTTTAATACTATTAACAATAGTCTGTCCAATAGCCTCCATTCTGATGTCTGTCTATTCTGCAGGGTGAGACATGAGGCACTTCAGAAGCTGGCCACTTTCTTCCACAAACCAGTTGTAGAGGATCCCATCATGAGGTACACACACGTGCGCGCACACAGAGGTAAAGGTGAATGAATGTTTCTCtggggctgttacggtgaccgtattaccaccgCCACACAATCagtcatgatggcagtcaaattccacgtgaccattttagtcatggtaattgggcttctccaagctctgctgatggtcattagtagaaTACCAAACATGCTAACTGTCTGGTACtctgcactctattgtccctataatcactctgacatcaatgcaaatgtattgatATATTGACATATTTTTTTTCGCTGCCCCTGTTtcaagacaggtgcatgataatggtcattctaaatcaaaactaatttcacacgtatatgacaagataaaataaagaatggtgtgatgggtgacaatattatatattaccacttgtgaatgatgcccagcttaaGGCGAACAGCGCATTTTCTTTttgtgactttttcaaatcagtctcacacctcatgtagcctagcccataggcctatatgttttgataaggtttgtatcacaactgaaGTGGCCAAGTAACTTctttaaaattaagcacattaatccagTTTACAACGGGTGAGGAGCCGAAGATGCATACGCAGTGAGTTAAGTTtagggaagatcattttcaccataatgcacctttataatataACCaatacatgcataattgcatttgtcgTCACTTTTGAGTATGCTCACTTGAGtttctgctaatggaacattcgcgCTTATACAGTAGCCTACTGCCGTGcttatgtgaagaaatagcctaatagtttatacaaattttaagctaaacgttctcacCTGTTGCGTCAGGCTCATTgcttaaatgtttgtttttatgcTAGTGGTTATATTAATTTGGGCTCTATCatatcccacaactgtcccaggctatgtttggaatatttatttctcacacagaataaattggtcaacttttgtactatgagggattgtagattgacataggctagtgcttttgctgttcgttaggcccaCTTATTGTGTTGGCTgacaaagtaaatgtggacagttcttcaaatatcttcaatatgcacctcggataAGGATGCGAGCAGTTGCGTCCCTGAtgtgtcttcacttgtagcctatgAGAGACCCAATCACATAactgagagccatgtgagtgagcgGTGCTTCAGCATgcagccgggagaagggaattataaatgcttatattcagcccaagggcacaacggccactggccgcaaaaggcatggatgattttttttttttgggggggggggggggcattacgGCCACAGAAAGGGGATGCAGCTGAGAAATTGTGAATGACGGACTGATTTAAGTGTGTATAGCCTGCGCaacaaacaaagcagagctcatgcctttcatgcaaccatttcaagtcattagtctcatcatgcagccttagaatgtattaaaaatcaaaacgtATAGCCCAACGTTTCTTTCACAACTGAAGTTACAACTCAATGAAGCATGTaaggaggacctgtttcttttaactgctcaacacagaatactTTTCATGTGCGCACTTCCTCAAATCAtcttattcagctttgttcaattgtattattcatactataaaataatgccatggaattctaagcaaatattgtctgctacattaactagtgtagcccacagccatatggcatggccagatcagggcctaacatgaggacaactgagtatgctattctgttcttctgaattAGGCTACATTTTCTTCAGCTGCTCTTCTCTTgttttttctcttctctccttacttgaccagctctctctttccctactgtCTCCCTCTAAGACCTGAAGAACCTGAACCGATCAGTAAGTAACGTGCTATGGGTGGATTCTGTGTCCTACACATTCCACACATTAGGTATATTGTTCTTGGGCTGGTTACCTAGACACAAATGATCCATTGTGCATGCCTttaatacagatgtaggatcttcatttgatcaccctgttgcaggagaactttcctgtaATGCAAagaaaaggcttctgaagtttaaCTTCCACATTGACATTATTTGACTTGATTTTAAatttcaacccctacaaaaatctccatgaattataattcacatttccattttctgcaggattattttaAAATCCTACATTTAATAGTCCCGAGGGGTTAGTCAGCTAACTTTCctaaatattctgaaataacCTTTACTGTTTTAGAAAGATGAGCTTGAAGTTGGCATGGTCTAAATGACTCAATAAGAAAGCTGGGTCCAGGAAACCAGCTCATAATCGTTGAAAGAATGTTGTTGGAATTCACGAGTTCAATGACAGGAATGAACTTTCTGCCTTTTGAATCTGCCACTCAGATGACAGTGGGGAAAACCCCTTTAAAACATTGCTTCATTTCCAGGCCCTATGGACGTAGGAGGACAAGAGACGGTGTACCTGTAAGTTGGATAGAAATAAATGCCACATTGTGTAATTTATCACAGGTTTTCTTGTCTTGGGTTGTGAATGTTATTGAGCTGTCACTGAGTGGGTGTGTCACAGGcatctgtgtgtttctctgtagGTGTAAAGAGGAAGCAGATATGGTGGTTCTTCCTCCTCCTGACCTGTATGCAGACATCCGTGACGCTTAGTAGACTTCAAACTACCTACAGGTGAGTTACTTTACAGCTCCAATAGTCACCACTGAGCAGAACCGTTGATCAGTCAATAAGGCATTGATGACGTCTGGGTCTGTTCTCTCTTCTATGAGCAGCTGGTGAACACAGGAAGAACGGCAAGATGTCTGTCATCGCCATGACAATCACTCAGATGACGGAGGCTTGTAGAATCTGTCTGGACAACCTGCAATCGGATGGACTGTTTCTGTTATTGtttaggctgggattcaatcTGAGCACTCTAGTCGACAATGCAGCCTTTTAAGGTAACCGTGTTCAGAGATGGCATTCAAGATAAATGCTGCAGTTGTCGGCAATTACCTTTAAATTTGAAATTACTGTTAAATGTCAAGGACACTATAGCGCGGTTTTGGATTGAAGTCTGTCCAGGGTTATGGAGGATGAGATGAAGGGCATTATACAGAATGTTTAATAGAAAGACAATTATGCGATACCATTGGTTGAGGTTCCACTGTATCTTTACAAGTGTCTACGTTGGAAATTGCTAGGACAACTCACTGTATCCACCTACTtctgtgtctcaaatgacaccctattccctgtcaAACTAAGTGACAGAGGGTTagccaaatgtagtgcactacacagggaataggatgCCTGCCATATGAGACTTGTCTTATTTTTTTTATGCCCAGTGAATTTCCCATAAGTATTAAAGAGATGTAACATTTAGCCTCCAGCTCTGCTAGTTGTGATCTGGTGGTTCATAAACTCAAAGCAGCGATCTACTGTATAGGTCAGTTTATTGTGTTTGACAAATTCTCAGTAAAGTGCAAATCAGAACAACACCATGCAGTGCATGTAACACAGACTGAGGGGGAGGTGTGACAGTGACAACACACCTTAACCCTTACAATGGTAGAGTGGATGTGTGTAAATATCTTCCCCTTGTATGAGAGAGAACAGGGGTGTTGCTGTGGGTAATTGCATGAGTCTTGCAGCAGGGAGCAGAGTTTCTCCCTGGCCCTGTAGTGGCTAcagtctttatttaactaggcaagtcggttaagaacaaattcttattttacaatgacagcctaccccgaatgacgctgggccaattgtgcaccgccctatgggactcccgatcacggccagttgtgggatacagcccgggatcaaaccaggctCTGTAGTGACATCACTCTatagcagtgtttcccctattgGGTGCGAGTTTAGttttttgccttagcactacacagctgattcagatGTTTAGCGCTAGGGCAAAACTAAATGTGCTCccttttgggtccccaggaccgagtttgggaaacactgctctataTCTATCTAATATAGATAGGTCTGGGTTCCGTATTGAATGTATAGTCTCcatacagagagaacagagtgcaCTCACTGCTACTTAGGATAGAAGAGAGGTTTAGGATATTTTCTCTGTGGCTCAAAACACACTAACAGATCACCTTCATGGTaccagaacacaaacacacactagtatGAATCAGATCAGCCAGAGCCCAGTCCTCACTGGCTCGAACAGGACAGACACGAGTTGAAGACTGTAAACCACCGGGCAAATAAAGGGAGATTTGTTCcattttataaactgggtggttcgagccctgaatgctgatatGTTATCAGACCGTATATCATGGGTATTTTTACTAGCAAAAAGGCGCctcggggtttgtggtatatggccaatataccacagctaatggctgtatccaggcactccgcgctGCATCAGGCTTAAGAACAGTcctttggccatataccacacctcgtGCGTATTGCTTAAATAAAGACCAGAAAGCTACATATGCAATAATTTTATACAACTTCTAATCAGTCAGTAGTCTCacatctatctctccccctctcttgctctACCTATAGTTATATTAGTCAGATCTCAAGTCGCTTTATTTctccaggtaagttgactgagaacatgttctcatttgcagcaacaacctggggaatagttacaggggagagggggatgaatgagccaattgtaaactaggggttattaggtgaccgtgatggtttaagggccagattgggaatttagccaggacaccaggttaacactcttacgataagtgccatgggatatttaatgacctcagagtcaggacacccatttaacgtcctaTCTGAAAGTCAGCAACCTACAGGGTAGTGTGCCCAATtgggatatttatttttttagaccagaggaaagagtgcctcctactggccctccaacaccacttccagcagcatctggtctcccatccagggactgaccaggaccaaccctgcttagcttcagaagcaagccagcagtggtatgcagggtagtATGCTGCTGACTAACTAttgacaaactacagtatgtcttctCCTCCTGACCAATCAATGGCAAGCTCCGGTCTGTCACTCCTTTACACACACACGTATGGTTTCCATTCTGTTTCTACAAACAAAACATTGCCACCAAGCTAGAAGCAACATTTGTGTTAAGGCACCTAGAGAAAGGTTCCGTGCCGTAGAGTCCTCTGAGGCTCGCTACAGACACACTTCCCTCCCTCCGTCTGGTAGCCACGTTAGCATCAATGCCAACTAATCCACAGAACAATATtgccagtcagctagcctcctCTCTACGACCTCATCACCTAAAATCTCTTCAAACATCAGCAGTGCTTCAATAATcagtaaccacacacacaacctttaaAACAATTTGTTTTGGTATGTCATTCAATCAACATCTCCTCAAAATGAtagtaatataaatatatatgggTAACAATCTGTGTCATTATAAAAACcatttaaaataaaaattaaatgtgTAACCTAACATAGTAGGCATAAAATAAATGTCTTAGCGGAGTTCACACAACCGGTTTTCAGCGGAAAAGAAAGCTAAGTTGAATTAACTGTATCCCTGAAAACCGGATGCTTAAAATTGTTTGCAATTCTGTTATGGTGATGGCTATTCCGCAGCTGATTGGAGGTTGAGAGTAATGTGGGAGGAGCTGCCCATACAGTCTATGGGATGAAGTAGATTTGACCTAACGTGACCCTGCCCCAGCAAGTTTgatctctaacccctaacctttccCATGGCAAGACTGGCTCTCGACAGACAGGAagcctaaccacagatctagaatcagtttcCCAGGCCCAGCCCAAACCTATAACATAGGGAGGTAACAACACACAACTGACCCTAGATATGTGGTTAGGCGGACAGTGCTCTACTAAACTTAGGCCAGGATCACATCGATATCAAACTGTCTAACTACAAGGCTCAGGGCAGGGTTCTGTTTTAGAGGTTATGCAAGTAGGACCTGGAGTTTTCCTGACTTCACGTTATCCAGCGGGGTTAACCTTCTCTAGCGGGCCAGTGTGGTGATGAGACTGGCACACATCTCAAAGAAGTCCATGGTGTGGCTGCCCTGGTGCGGGGTGGAGGTGATGAGGGCAGCGCTGGTGCACAGTGACCCAGGCAGGGAGGAGCTGAGCTGGGGGAGATCCACGGCAGGTAAGGCTGAGTCCACACTGAGTCTGGGTCTATGGAGCCCTGCAGTGGAGCCTGACCTCTGAGGGGTGGAAGAACCTGACTTAAATCCTACTGCCTCCATGATGTCAtctggagagggggaaaggagcaGTAAGGAGAGGAAAGGTTAGTGTTTGTTTTTGTAGCTACTCATCTGTACTCAGTAATTGTTGTACAATTGTAATAACAGGAAAATCTAAATGCTGTTGTTACACACCAAAGCAAACTGTCCTTAGATACCTGGGTAAACTGTAGTAACTATACTTTTTAAACTTATTAGAAAGATCTAAATGCTGTTTAAAAAGTACAGTTACTACGGTTTACCCAGGTATCTAAGGACAGTTTGCTTTGGTGTATATTATAACATATGTCATGTTATAGAGCTGTTGTACCATCGATGCTCTTGAAGTCCAGCAGGTAGGATCTGTTGTCCACCTGGTACAGCTGGAGACTCATCTTCACCAGGTTGTCTGTTACTGGGTTCTTACTCCGAACACGCAGGTGGTAGGGGTTCACCACCTGCACATAACACACCGTAACAtgtaccatatacacacacaccgtaacatgtaccatatacacacacacacaccttaacatgtaccatatacacacacacaccttaacatgtaccatatacacacacaccttaacatGTACCATATACACCTTAACAtgtaccatatacacacacacacacacacaccttaacatgtaccatatacacacacacacacacacacacaccttaacatgtaccatatacacacacacacacacacacacacacaccttaacatgtaccatatacacacacacacacaccttaacatgtaccatatacacacacacacacacacaccttaacatgtaccatacacacacaccttaacatgtaccatacacacacacacacacacacaccttaacatgtaccatacacacacacacacacaccttaacatgtaccatatacacacacacacacacaccttaacatgtaccatatacacacacacacaccttaacatgtaccatatacacacacacacaccttaacatgtaccatatacacacacacacacacaccttaacatgtaccatatacacacacacacaccttaacatgtaccatatacacacacacacacacacaccacaccgtaACAtgtaccatatacacacacacacaacacaccatgacatgtaccatatacacacacatcttaACAtgtaccatatacacacacaccttaacatgtaccatatacacacacaccttaacatgtaccatatacacacacacaaaacacgcacacacactttaacatgtaccatatacacacacacaccttaacatgtaccatatacacacaccatgacatgtaccatatacacacacacacacacaacacaccttaACAtttaccatatacacacacaccgcgCCTCACCTTCCAGTCATACTGTAGCTGTCTCATAGCCCTGTAGACCTCAGCCATGATGTCATAGGGTCTGCTCTGACTCCTGATGCCCAGGTGCCACTTGGCTTTCTTCACTGCCAGGGGTTTGGCTCTGGTGGTGTTGAGGGCATCCAGCGGGCAGCGTgcctgcagacagagagaggagagaatctTTCCTTTTCCTCAACAAGCAGCAACAAATACATGAGGACAAGACTGCACGCAAATATACTATACTGCCAATGTTGCATTTACATTCCAACAGTGTTGTTTTTGAGTGCTAGACTGTTATTACAGAAGAAGCACTTCATCAAGTGTTTACACTTTAGAGGTATTGTATCTGATTTTATATAAACAGACACGACGATAGTCGGTTTAATTAGTTCATAAAATAGAACCAAGTACAGCTGCTTGCCTTAGGGCTGTCTATCAGCAGGGGGGGCATCCTCTCTGGGTGTGGTTTGACCCCGGGAGGCAGGGGCATGCCATCCTCCATGAAGGAGCCCTGGGGAGGGCTGGAGGCCAGGTAGAACTCACTGGCCTGGGTCATGATACGACGGTTATCTATAATTAGATGGTATGCTACCGCCAGCTGGTCctagagagagaatgaatgagacagagagagagaaggagagcggaaaggagagagggaaggcgagggagagagcaagaaaaaggagggagagaggtgggagggagagaggggagagttgagggagagaggggaggggagggagagagaggagagttgagggagaggtgggagggagagaggggagggagggagagaggggagggagagagaggagagttgagggagagagaggtgggagggagagagaggagagttgagggagagagaggagagttgagggagagaggtgggagggagagagaggagagttgagggagagaggtgggagggagagagaggaga
This window encodes:
- the LOC139409330 gene encoding 5'-AMP-activated protein kinase catalytic subunit alpha-2-like isoform X2; this translates as MVMEYVSGGELFDYICKHGRVEDKEARRLFQQIISGVDYCHRHMVVHRDLKPENVLLDHSKNAKIADFGLSNMMSDGEFLRTSCGSPNYAAPEVISGRLYAGPEVDIWSCGVILYALLCGTLPFDDEHVPTLFKKIRGGVFYMPEYLTRPVASLLLLMLQVDPLKRATIKDIREHEWFKQDLPGYLFPEDLSYDSTVLDEEAVREVCDKFESTESEVMSSLYSGDPQDQLAVAYHLIIDNRRIMTQASEFYLASSPPQGSFMEDGMPLPPGVKPHPERMPPLLIDSPKARCPLDALNTTRAKPLAVKKAKWHLGIRSQSRPYDIMAEVYRAMRQLQYDWKVVNPYHLRVRSKNPVTDNLVKMSLQLYQVDNRSYLLDFKSIDDDIMEAVGFKSGSSTPQRSGSTAGLHRPRLSVDSALPAVDLPQLSSSLPGSLCTSAALITSTPHQGSHTMDFFEMCASLITTLAR